The Proteus vulgaris genome contains a region encoding:
- a CDS encoding tyrosine-type recombinase/integrase, which produces MHDTNNDKEELVSHAKVNVPAEQSIRGELLPSSSSLRNIQDNPAVAYLVSLGSKRSRQTMSSFLNIVAKMIGFQNLRDCAWSSMRRHHILAVLEMLGDAGKAPATINTYLSALKGVALEAWTMKQIDTDSFQHIKQVRSVRGSRLPKGRALERHEIRSLFFTCESDSSAKGLRDAAILGVLLGCGLRRSEIVALDMGSMIYKDRALKVLGKGNKERMAYVPGGAWKRLDKWVEEVRGTHEGPLFPRIRRFDDVTGERMSDQAIYHILETRRVEAGLEMFAPHDLRRTFASSMLDNGEDIVTVKDAMGHSSIATTQKYDRRGDERLKRASQRLDIAD; this is translated from the coding sequence TTGCACGACACAAACAATGACAAGGAAGAGCTAGTTTCACATGCGAAAGTAAATGTTCCGGCAGAACAAAGCATTCGCGGTGAACTGTTGCCGTCATCGAGCTCGCTCCGGAACATCCAGGACAACCCCGCCGTCGCCTATCTGGTGAGCCTCGGGTCAAAGCGAAGCAGGCAGACCATGAGCTCATTCCTCAACATTGTCGCCAAGATGATCGGGTTTCAGAACCTTCGTGACTGTGCATGGAGCTCAATGAGGCGGCACCACATATTGGCGGTGCTGGAAATGCTGGGGGATGCAGGGAAGGCTCCGGCAACGATCAACACCTACCTGTCAGCGCTCAAAGGGGTGGCTCTTGAAGCCTGGACGATGAAGCAAATTGATACGGATAGCTTCCAGCACATTAAGCAAGTCCGTTCAGTACGTGGATCTCGACTTCCTAAAGGGCGGGCACTTGAACGCCATGAGATTCGCAGCCTCTTTTTCACATGTGAAAGTGATTCAAGCGCCAAAGGGCTTCGGGATGCGGCCATTCTCGGGGTGCTCCTCGGGTGTGGCTTGCGCCGCTCGGAAATCGTTGCGCTGGACATGGGAAGCATGATCTACAAGGACCGCGCTCTCAAGGTTCTTGGCAAGGGCAACAAAGAGAGAATGGCGTATGTGCCTGGTGGCGCATGGAAAAGACTGGATAAGTGGGTTGAAGAGGTTCGAGGAACGCATGAAGGGCCTTTATTCCCGAGGATCAGGCGGTTTGATGATGTGACTGGAGAGCGGATGTCGGATCAGGCCATCTACCACATCTTGGAGACCAGAAGAGTTGAAGCCGGTCTGGAGATGTTTGCGCCCCATGACCTGCGACGCACCTTTGCCTCCTCGATGCTGGATAACGGTGAGGATATTGTGACCGTGAAGGACGCAATGGGCCACTCAAGCATTGCAACTACCCAGAAATATGACAGACGCGGCGATGAGCGTTTGAAGAGAGCGAGCCAACGCCTCGATATAGCGGATTAA
- a CDS encoding 3'-5' exonuclease: protein MNDEELELARAEAMKADRCFSKGRLRDEFRMKPKPGVEPVSFYKNGYGGQFGVYRIADCQPMRRRGCSPASQKQIRAQSILSVKARMRSNLAKASVMAQRWVALEPLVLDTETTGLGERDQVIELAVTDIRGAVLLCTRLRPTVEIDPQAMGVHGITETELSNEPTWTQVAPALARLLSGRHLVIFNSSFDSRMLRQTASAFGDQLSWWQEQNCLCAMKLAADAFGSTNRHGTISLADATCEAGVSWKGRAHSAATDAIATADLVTEIAKVQRDLVVQLQELQSKGNLE, encoded by the coding sequence ATGAATGATGAAGAACTCGAACTTGCCAGAGCCGAAGCCATGAAAGCCGATAGGTGCTTTTCAAAAGGACGGCTCAGGGACGAATTTCGGATGAAGCCTAAGCCAGGAGTAGAGCCAGTTTCGTTCTACAAAAACGGGTATGGTGGCCAATTTGGAGTGTACCGGATAGCAGATTGCCAACCAATGCGGAGAAGGGGTTGTTCACCGGCATCACAAAAGCAAATAAGGGCGCAATCCATCCTTTCGGTCAAGGCAAGAATGCGTAGCAACCTGGCAAAGGCCTCTGTCATGGCACAAAGGTGGGTCGCTCTGGAACCTCTGGTTCTCGATACCGAGACGACCGGACTTGGTGAAAGAGACCAGGTGATCGAGCTGGCTGTTACTGACATCAGAGGCGCGGTTCTCCTCTGCACCAGATTACGGCCAACCGTGGAAATAGACCCTCAGGCAATGGGTGTTCATGGCATCACCGAGACTGAGCTGTCGAATGAGCCTACGTGGACTCAAGTTGCGCCAGCTCTCGCCCGGCTTTTGTCGGGCCGTCATCTGGTGATATTTAACTCCAGTTTCGACAGTAGGATGTTGAGGCAAACAGCCAGTGCATTTGGAGACCAACTCTCTTGGTGGCAAGAGCAGAACTGTCTGTGCGCGATGAAGCTGGCGGCTGATGCCTTTGGCTCAACCAACCGGCACGGCACAATCTCACTTGCGGATGCCACCTGCGAGGCAGGTGTGAGCTGGAAAGGTCGAGCCCATTCAGCAGCGACCGACGCTATTGCCACCGCCGACTTGGTGACAGAGATAGCCAAAGTCCAACGTGACCTCGTGGTCCAGCTCCAGGAGCTTCAAAGCAAAGGTAATTTGGAATGA
- a CDS encoding DNA replication terminus site-binding protein: MAKNFISEQFSAMCRDLTNLSSLIKRLPPRYAKVAAIPPTGKGMENEPVNKIVVTEQTGREALELAAHSYRDLHINPDYSQKSARRTVGVLWFSPSRIGVADEIAATVERINAAKAGIEEFIISTYPTRQERFEALRADCPGVMTLHLYRQIRCYTNGDIDSIRFTWQRKDSLKKPVKEELLQRIREELERSGPDYQLPLEQLIQKIASTPEPYLRERREVKVQPVANVMAAGVLKTVTAPMPLIVLQDKDVQLKLLRNFDASEQRKTRSDKAASEILGTFGGVTIESFPG; the protein is encoded by the coding sequence ATGGCTAAAAACTTCATATCAGAACAATTCTCGGCCATGTGCCGCGACTTAACGAACCTGTCCTCTCTTATCAAACGACTACCGCCACGGTACGCAAAAGTTGCGGCCATCCCTCCTACCGGAAAAGGAATGGAGAACGAGCCCGTCAACAAGATTGTCGTAACTGAACAAACTGGGCGCGAAGCTCTTGAGCTGGCAGCGCACAGCTACAGAGATCTTCACATCAACCCAGACTATTCGCAGAAGTCTGCCAGGCGCACCGTGGGGGTACTCTGGTTCTCCCCTTCCAGGATTGGTGTAGCTGACGAAATTGCGGCGACGGTTGAACGCATCAACGCGGCCAAAGCTGGTATCGAGGAGTTCATTATCTCGACGTACCCCACCAGGCAAGAGAGGTTTGAAGCACTTCGAGCGGACTGCCCTGGTGTCATGACTCTCCACCTTTACAGACAAATTCGGTGCTATACCAATGGCGACATCGACTCTATCCGCTTCACCTGGCAACGGAAGGACTCCTTGAAGAAGCCCGTAAAAGAGGAGCTTTTGCAACGCATCAGAGAGGAGCTGGAGCGATCTGGGCCAGACTATCAACTTCCCCTGGAGCAGCTTATCCAGAAGATCGCCAGCACCCCGGAGCCTTATCTCCGGGAGCGAAGGGAAGTAAAGGTTCAACCGGTGGCAAACGTCATGGCCGCAGGGGTACTCAAAACCGTTACCGCGCCAATGCCCCTGATCGTGCTCCAGGATAAGGATGTTCAGCTCAAATTGCTTCGTAACTTTGACGCCTCAGAACAACGCAAAACTCGATCTGATAAAGCGGCATCGGAAATCCTTGGCACCTTCGGTGGAGTCACTATCGAATCCTTCCCTGGATGA
- a CDS encoding DNA-binding protein, which produces MARKLVEFDDVAAAAQKLKDAGKRPTVIAIRDIIGKGSFTTISTYLKQWSEEHSLDEELVEVVLPESVMSDAELFLQKIYTVAKASADEQLERERELLRQKEIEYQEDMQQAVDMANDATERAELLEEQLEALTNKKSELDAALGKAENSLSLKSAELERSLADIDKLEKRIVELEGKLEAKAADLTRAQDHLEQAKSENRSLSQKLATTEGELEEQKGKSIEQTEKLRAAQEQKTSLKEQLENVQAKLAQSQDSLATAKAHGESAERECQRLSGEVEKLDAKLSSAEAEARALVQDKGMMAGQLQEKDQQAKSLEQRLNDALTKISGLEQELAKAGKGGKKKEEN; this is translated from the coding sequence ATGGCAAGAAAATTGGTTGAGTTTGACGATGTAGCGGCTGCGGCCCAAAAGCTCAAGGACGCCGGTAAACGCCCAACGGTCATCGCTATCAGAGACATCATTGGCAAGGGGAGCTTTACCACCATTTCAACGTATCTCAAACAGTGGTCAGAGGAACACTCCCTCGATGAAGAGCTGGTAGAGGTAGTCCTTCCAGAATCGGTTATGAGCGATGCTGAGCTCTTCCTACAGAAGATCTATACGGTAGCCAAAGCAAGCGCCGATGAACAGCTTGAGCGCGAGCGTGAACTGCTACGACAGAAAGAAATTGAGTACCAGGAAGATATGCAGCAAGCCGTGGACATGGCAAATGATGCCACCGAACGGGCTGAGCTACTGGAGGAACAACTTGAAGCTCTCACCAACAAAAAATCAGAGCTCGATGCGGCCCTTGGTAAGGCAGAAAACTCGCTATCCCTCAAGTCTGCGGAGCTAGAACGCTCACTGGCTGACATTGATAAGCTGGAAAAGCGGATCGTTGAGTTGGAGGGCAAGCTGGAGGCGAAAGCCGCAGATCTGACCCGAGCACAGGATCACCTGGAGCAAGCTAAAAGCGAAAATCGCTCTTTGAGCCAAAAATTGGCAACTACAGAGGGTGAGTTGGAGGAGCAAAAAGGCAAGAGTATAGAGCAGACAGAAAAGCTCCGGGCCGCTCAGGAACAAAAAACATCGTTGAAAGAGCAGCTCGAAAATGTACAGGCCAAACTGGCCCAATCACAGGACTCCCTTGCCACAGCCAAAGCTCATGGCGAATCCGCTGAACGAGAGTGCCAGCGCCTATCTGGAGAGGTAGAAAAGCTGGACGCCAAATTATCCAGCGCCGAAGCAGAAGCTCGCGCTCTTGTTCAAGACAAAGGCATGATGGCTGGTCAGTTGCAGGAAAAAGACCAGCAGGCCAAGAGCCTCGAACAAAGACTCAATGATGCACTGACCAAAATTTCTGGGTTGGAGCAAGAGCTCGCTAAAGCTGGTAAGGGAGGGAAAAAGAAAGAGGAAAACTGA